A stretch of DNA from Microbacterium croceum:
TCGCACGTAGTCGCTGCCCAGCACCTCGAGCACCGAGGTGCGGATGAACCGAGTGAGCAGACCGATCGTCACGAGCGACAGCACCATGACCGGCAGGGCGAGGTGCGCGAGGGCGTCGAAGAAGCCGACCGCGTCGCCGTTCAGGAGGTAGTCGACCGTGTAGAGCCCGGTCACACGCGGGGGCGGCGTGATCGACGGGGAGATGCGTCCGGAGCCGGGCGCGATGCGCAGCTCCAGGAAGAAGACATAGAAGCTGACCAGCGCCAGCCAGAAGGTCGGCACGCTGAGTCCCACCAGCGTCACCACGCGGATGACCTGGTCGGTGACGAGTCCGCGCCGGTAGGCGGCGAGAGTGCCGAGCACGATGCTGACCACGAGGCTGAGGATGATCGCGCCGATCGCGATCTCGATCGTGGCCGGCACCGCGGTGGCGAGGTCGCTGGTGACCGGGCGTCCGGTCACCAGCGACGTGCCGAGGTCCCCGCGCAGCAGGTTCCCCATATAGATGAAGTACTGCACGAACAGTGGCTGGTCGAGTCCGTGCTCCCGGATGAACGCCTCGCGCGTCGCCGGGTTCTGGGACGCGCCCTCACCGAGTGCGGCCGAGACCGGGTCTCCCGGCACCAGGTTGGTGAGCGCGAACGTGACGATCGTCACGCCCACCAACAGGAGCAGGGAGGTGCCGGCCCGCCGCAGCAGGTATCCGAGCAGAGGCGACCGGCGCCGCTGCGCCTGCCTCTGCACCGCCACTGTCGTCATGAGATGTCCGCTCAGCCGGCCGGGGTGATCTCGGCGATGTCCATCTCCCAGACGGAGTTGTACACGGCGCCGGTGACGCTGTCGGCCGAGGAGATGTTGCGACCGGGGACGATCAGCGGCACGAACGGGCCCTCGGTCTGCATGGCCTCGGCGAAGGCCGTGAAGGCATCGGTGCGCGCAGCGGCGTCGGTGGCTGCAGCGGCATCAGCAGCGATCGCGGCGATGGCCGGGTTGGCCTCAGCGGCCCAGCCGGCGCGGAGACCGACCTTCAGACCGGGGCCGAAGGGCAGGAAGTTCGCGGAGTCCGCGTAGTCCGGACCCCAGAACCAGAGGCCGAAGCCCTCGGTGCCGTTGACGTAGGCGTCGAGCTCGGTCGCGAACGGGGCCGGGGCGAGCTCGACCGTGATGCCGGCGTCTTCGAGCTGTGCCTGGATGCGCTCGGCGAGCGGGGTGAACTCCACGCCACCGACCGGGTAGTCGTTCGGGAACTGCAGCTTCAGGGTCTGGCCCGTGTAGCCGGCCTCGGCGAGCGCGGCCTTGGCCTTGTCGAGGTCCTGCGTCACTCCGCTGTCGAGCGCGCCCTCGAATCCGGGCGGGATGACACCGGTCGCCTGCACGGAACCGGCGCCCGCCAGCTCCAGCAGCGAGTCGTAGTCGAGCGAGTAGCGGATGGCCTCGGCGATCTTGACGTTCGCCAGGTCACCAGCGACGGCCTCGGACTGGTTCAGCAGCAGGAAGATGGTCTGTCCGGACGGGACCGAGTCCACCGTGATGTCGTCGCCCAGACCGGCGACCTGGTCGCCGTTCAGGTCCATCGCGACCATCGAGTCGCCGCCCTTGAGGTTGGCGAGCTGCGTGGCGCTCTCCGAGACGTTGCGCACGACGACGCGCTTGTATGCCGACTCCTCGTCGCCGTTGTACTCGTCGTTGCGGGTCAGGACGACCTGCGAGCTGAGGTCGAGCGTGTCGAGCACGAACGGGCCGGAACCGGCCGACTCCCCGTCGAGGAACTTCTGCGCCGTGTCGGTGCCGTCGGTCGTGCCGCCGTTCTCGATCACGACGTCGGAGTTGACGATGCCGAGCGCCGGGTTCGCGAGGATCGCGGGCAGCTGCAGCAGCGGGGTCTCGGATGTGAACTCGATGGTCTTGTCGTCGACCTCGGTGATGGTGAGGCCGCCGAGCAGGAAGTTCGGCTTGGCGTCGGCCATGCCCTGGATGCGCTGCAGCGAGAAGACGACATCCTTCGCCTCGATGGGCGAGCCGTCGGAGAAGACGCGGTCGCCCTCGAGCGTGAAGGTGAACTCGGTCGCCTCGTCGTTCTGCTCCCAGGAGGCGAGGCCGGGGACCGGGGTCGACACGTCAGAGCCCTTGAAGTCGACCAGCGTCTCGTAGAGCGCCTTGGCGATCATGTTGCCGGTGGGGTCGTAGGTGTGGCCGGGGTCGGCCGTCTCGATCGAGAACGCCGTGTCGATGACCAGCGAATCCGTGCCGGAGGACTGGCCGCCGTTGTTGGCCGAGTTCCCTCCTGAGCATCCTGCGAGCGCGAGGAGCGCAACGGCTCCGATCGCGATGACCGACGTGCTGCGACGTGACGACATGAGAGCCTCCAGAGGCGAGGAGTACATTCGGGTGTGGCCGAGCCAGATGTGGACGACCGGTGATCAGATTCGCATCATATGCGACGATGTGTCCAGCAAGGATGCGGATCATCATCATGGTCTGTCTAGAACCTTGGACGTGAGGAGCAATATGTCCAGCAAGGATGCCGAACAGTCAAAGCATTCTGGACGGAATGCCACCCCGTTGGACGAGACCGCGTACAGAATCCTCGAAGTGCTCCGTGATAACGGTCGCGTCTCGATCGCCGCACTCGCGGACAAGGTGGGGATCTCCCGGGCGAATGCGTACACGCGGGTCGAATCGCTCGTGCACGACGGGGTGATCACGGGCTTCAGCGCACGGGTCGATCAGGCCAAGGCCGGACTCTCGATCGGCGCACTCGTGTTCGTCACGGTGCTGCCGCAGGCCTGGGCGTCGTTCCGCGACCGCGTGCTCGAGATGCCGGATGTGGAGTGGTGCGCGATCACCACGGGCGAGCACGATGCGATGCTGCTGATCCGCGCGGTCGACGTGAGCGGTGTGCACGAGTTCTCGACCGGCGTCATCGCGCAGCTGCCCGAGGTGCGCACGGTCGTGAGCGTGGTGGTTCTCGACGAAGTCATCCGCCGCCCGTACCTGCTGCCGGGCGACCTCCCCGAGCGCGCGAGCGCGAGTGCCCTGCTCGGCATGACGCGCTGGACCCCGGCCTCCCCCGGCCGCGACACGCTCCCCCCGCGCTGACCCCCACCCACCCGTGAGGGGTCAGGACACGCCGCGCCGCGGCATCCGAGCACGGCGTGTCTTGACCCCTCACGGGTGCGAGGCGGGCCTCAGGCCGCGATCTCCTCGCACACGCTGAGCTGCGGAAGTCCGTGCATCTCGTAGTGCTCGACCAGGCGGATCGCTCCGTCCTCGGTGAACTCGAGATCGCTCTCGCCGTCCCCGGTCACGACGGTGCCGTCCGCGACGAGCACGTGCACGAACGAGACCCAGATCGAATCCCCGGTGCGGGTCCCGACGAACTTGCCGAATGTGACCGTGTCACCCTCGTACCCGCCCCAGATCGCCCCGTCGCGCTCGAAGTACTCGAAGATGCTCGGCGCAGCGGGGTCGACCGCAGAGGTGGTGGACGACACCATCCGGAATCGGCGGCCGTCGAGGGAGGGGATCGTTGCAGTGGCAGTCACCCCTCGATTATGCGGGATGCGATCACCGCACGGATG
This window harbors:
- a CDS encoding ABC transporter substrate-binding protein, producing MSSRRSTSVIAIGAVALLALAGCSGGNSANNGGQSSGTDSLVIDTAFSIETADPGHTYDPTGNMIAKALYETLVDFKGSDVSTPVPGLASWEQNDEATEFTFTLEGDRVFSDGSPIEAKDVVFSLQRIQGMADAKPNFLLGGLTITEVDDKTIEFTSETPLLQLPAILANPALGIVNSDVVIENGGTTDGTDTAQKFLDGESAGSGPFVLDTLDLSSQVVLTRNDEYNGDEESAYKRVVVRNVSESATQLANLKGGDSMVAMDLNGDQVAGLGDDITVDSVPSGQTIFLLLNQSEAVAGDLANVKIAEAIRYSLDYDSLLELAGAGSVQATGVIPPGFEGALDSGVTQDLDKAKAALAEAGYTGQTLKLQFPNDYPVGGVEFTPLAERIQAQLEDAGITVELAPAPFATELDAYVNGTEGFGLWFWGPDYADSANFLPFGPGLKVGLRAGWAAEANPAIAAIAADAAAATDAAARTDAFTAFAEAMQTEGPFVPLIVPGRNISSADSVTGAVYNSVWEMDIAEITPAG
- a CDS encoding ABC transporter permease — its product is MTTVAVQRQAQRRRSPLLGYLLRRAGTSLLLLVGVTIVTFALTNLVPGDPVSAALGEGASQNPATREAFIREHGLDQPLFVQYFIYMGNLLRGDLGTSLVTGRPVTSDLATAVPATIEIAIGAIILSLVVSIVLGTLAAYRRGLVTDQVIRVVTLVGLSVPTFWLALVSFYVFFLELRIAPGSGRISPSITPPPRVTGLYTVDYLLNGDAVGFFDALAHLALPVMVLSLVTIGLLTRFIRTSVLEVLGSDYVRAARAKGLPAMRVILDYVLRGASLPILTVVGVAFGALLSGTVLVESVFAWPGLGTYAYNSAANLDLPGIMGVGLVVGFIYLLINFVVDLLYGVLDPRVRIA
- a CDS encoding Lrp/AsnC family transcriptional regulator — protein: MSSKDAEQSKHSGRNATPLDETAYRILEVLRDNGRVSIAALADKVGISRANAYTRVESLVHDGVITGFSARVDQAKAGLSIGALVFVTVLPQAWASFRDRVLEMPDVEWCAITTGEHDAMLLIRAVDVSGVHEFSTGVIAQLPEVRTVVSVVVLDEVIRRPYLLPGDLPERASASALLGMTRWTPASPGRDTLPPR